Genomic window (Indicator indicator isolate 239-I01 chromosome 13, UM_Iind_1.1, whole genome shotgun sequence):
TCTCTGTTGGCTGAGCTCCTTCAGGAGCCACTGCTTGTGGTGACAAACCTCAGCTGCCACACAGCCCTGGCTGAGGACCTCTGCTCATTTCATTTCTGAGCTGCTGTCACCTCTCAGGCTATACCAAGCTGTCCTTTGGTTCTGGAGAGTTCCAAATGATGCTGGAGCTGCCCCCACACCTTCTGCTGCACACTTTCTCTacaggctgcttttttttccccagaaaccCAAGAACTTTGGCACCTTTGCACtcaccagggctgctgctgcttttgcaatGCCTTGGCAGGCCCCCCCTGCACTTCTTCTCCACGTCCTGCTTAGTTTCCCCTTTCTTAAGGAGTTCCTTCACTGTTCTTTGCAGGAACCCAAGTGACAGTGGAGATCCATCCCAAGGACAGTCCCCCACAACTCTTTAAGAAACTCTCCTTTGGAAAAGGTACAGCCTGGGCTGGAATTCCTGGCAGTGTGAGccaaggggggtgggggggaagggagggagggggcacaGCCTTCCCTTtgcagaggcagggaagggaagaagcccaggagctggaggaggtgctgcaggcaggagtggGGGTGATGTCTCTAACCATGCTGGGGTTGTTGCAGGTCCCAGGAGGCTGTCCAGTCTGAGCACTCAGGACAACAAAGGTGAGactctgctctgccacagcctgtccccagcccagcccctggccaggaggatgctcccaggctccctcctccctccgGAGGCTCCAGGCTCTTGAGAGGATGCCACAACCTCTGCTCACTCTCCCTGCCAGGCATATGCTGCTGCACTCTGCCCTCACCTGGGACCTGGGGTGGAAAATCCTTTGgctcctggggcagggggaggtctcctcttcctccagccctgggctggagTGGCTGGTGACAGTCTGggggctgcagctctcctcagaaatcctccagctgctgcagaggtctCTGCAGGGTTATCATCtaacagctctggagctcatctcTCTTCTTCCATGCCTGGGGGGTTTGGCCACATGGTGGGCAGGGGTCAGatgtccccagccctcaggcTAGAACAAGAGATGCCTGACTGCTGGGGAATGTGGCCCCTGCAGAGCCAAAGCACATCAGGGAGGGCACTCAGAAGGCACTGCAGTCCAGCAGCTTTGCCACAGCCCTCTCCTCTTGGCACCCACGTTCCTAAGGGTGTGACACCCATGTCCAAATGCAAGGGCACAGGCAAGGAAAAGCCTCAGTTCCAGCCCTTTCCACCCAGTCCTGCTCCCCAGAATcactgctttgtctttttttcactCCTGCCAACAAGGGCTCACCTCACACTCCCTCTGCACTCTCCACTTTGCCAGGTTTCCAAAGGACTGAGGCCCTACGGCCACCAGGAGGAAAAGACCTGCATGGCAAGTACCAGTGCATGGCAAGTACCAGTGCATGGCAAGTACCAGCTGCATGGCAAGTACCAGTACATGGCAAGTACCAGCTGCATGGCAAATACCAGCTGCATGGCAAGTACCAGTACATGGCAAGTACCAGCTGCATGGCAAGTACCAGTGCATGGCAAGTACCAGCTGTATGGCAAGTACCAGTGCATGGCAAGTACCAGCTGCATGGCAAGTACCAGTGCATGGCAAGTACCAGTGCATGGCAAGTACCAGCTGCCCCCttgcccacactgctggcacagtgGGGCACAAGCCAGTTTCCTCTCTGGAAACCCTGGAAGCAGTCCTAGAAGCAGGGCTTGCCCTGCTGCAAACCCAGACTGAAGCACAGGGGCAAAGGGTTTAACTGTGAGCCTggagaggccacagcttgagcccTGGGGGCACTTCTGGGTGCCAGAGGACAGgaaaggtgctggagggtgtcctgagaagggcaatgaggctggtgaggggtttggagggcatggagtacaaggagcagctgagggagctgggggtgtgcagcctggagaagaggaggatgaggcagacctcattgctctctccagctcctgagaggaggctgcagccaggtgggggtagggctctgctccccagtctcaggtgacagaaggagaggaaatgtcctgaaattgtgccaggggagggttaggttggagaggagaagaaacttcttggctgaaagggttctcaaagcctggcacaggctgccctgggaggtggctgaatgcccatccctggaggtgttttcaagaggcagagctgtggtgctgagggccatggtcaGCCCCAACCCTGGCAGAGTTGGATAATggctggactggctgatctgaaagggctcttccaaccaaaaggattccaAAACACTTTTGCAGGTCAGGAAGAGACTTTCTGGCCACCTCCCCAGTGGGATGAGGCTGCCAGCAAAGGGGCCAGAGCTCATTGGGGGTAGATGGAGGAGGCAGGTGATAAATATGGGTTTCAGGAacactgctgcttcccagctagGATAGAATCCCCTCAGATCCCCAGTGCTTCCTGCTCCccctgagcaggctgtgggGGGACACCTTGCTGGCTCAGCAATGAGCCAGAATGCAGCCAGGCAAAGCCTCTGTGCCCCACGTGCAGCCCAGGGCCCTGCACTGCttgtcagctctgcagcacccttGGGTTGCCTCTCCCAGCACTCAGCAGTCACACAGCAGCATTTTCACTTTGTCatctccttccagcccctttTTTTCCAGCGAGATGTCAAACCCAGAGGTAGCAGAAGAGCCTCCCTAGCCCggagtggctgcagcagcaggtggcatgggcagagctcagctgtgtCGGAGCAGCAGGGGCCGGGGGAGCTGTCCCCAACACCCTCAGGGCTGGGACAGAGCTGGGCTCAGGGCTGGGACAGCTCCTCCGAAGGCTGCCTCCGGTGGTGCCTGATACATACGGGCACATTATTaaccctctgctcccagcaccaaGACACAAGGCCGAGGGGTaaggcacagcagctgcagctccactgaCTGCTTCCCATCACCCCCCGGCTGCTGGAGTTCCTGCAGGACCCTTCCCCACGCAGAACTcaccctcccagcagcactgctggagacATCCAGCTACTTGCTGGCGTTTTTGTCAGTCCTGTTCTTGCCAGAGCACAGATTTTCCCTTCTACCTCCTGCATGGCATCCTGGGATTTTCTATGCTGTTGGAGAGGCAGGGGCACATCCCACCCCAGGACTGCCCAGATTATGCCAGACCAGACAGGAGGGCTCCTGCtttccaggcagctggcagggacctTCCCCGACGGTGCTggtgccctctgctccctgggcagcctctgatGGATGcctctgcagggcaggcaggagcccTGCAATGTGCTCTGTTCCAGTGTGCAGCCAGGAAAAGCTCCCCGCTGCCCTCACTGAGACACTGACAgcttctttctccccagcatATCCATGGGACAGATCCTCTTTGAAATCCCTGCCAGTGGATCTGCAGCAATTTGAGAAGCTGGATGCCTATGCATTAAAAGTAAGTCTTGCTTTGGcctctgtcccctcccagctcccctggAAATCTGGCTGCCAGCTCTGACCCCAGCTCAGGGCTGAGGCTCAGGGCAAGAGCCTCAAAGGCTCCTAAACAAGTGGGAAGCCATCAGCAGCAGAGATCCCAGCCCGGGAGGGAAGCTCTGACCAGATAAAGCACACTCAGAACATGGAACTTTGTGCTCCTTTGGGTTAGTgaagctggagccagcagcctCCCACTAGAAGGGGTCTCagtggaagaaggaggaagcagggaggaaaTGAGACCTACCCCAGCAACCTCCTGAGCAGTGCTCCCTCCTCACCCACAGGTGGACGTGAGGAGCAGCGTGGAGGAGCTGGTGAAGGCCCTGCTGAAGCAAGCCCACAGCGACCTGGAGAAGGTCCGAGCCATCTGGACGTGGATTTGCCACCACATAGGTGGGTTGAGGCCTGCGGCTGAGgggggcaggctgctgctggcacccctGGCATGCTTCTGTGGCAGTCTCCTGCCTCTCTTGGGGGACAGCTCCAGGtcggggggcaggggggggaggCTTTCTGGCTGTGTTTATCCAGAGATGGGTTCGGAGGTTCTCtccacatctctgctgctgcagcccaggccctGCAGCCCTTCTGTGTCCATTATTTCATGAGTCACAGagctgtttgggttgggaaagctccctgagaccatccagtccaaccagcaaccagccccaccatggccacagggtctggaagccctccagggatggggactccaccacctccctgggcagcctctgccaatccctcaccactctttctgtaagggcattttcctcatctccactctcagccACATGATGAATCTGCTCCTTCTGCCCAACTCATCCAAAGTTATAACCCTCAGCAAGTGAAgcatggagccaggctgccaAGGCTTGGGTGTCCTATTCAGAGCCATGCAGCACCACCACACCTTCCAGCTCCACCACACCTTCCATCCCCACCACTGTCCTGAGTCCACCACTCCCCCCatcctgccctccccagcagcccctccaTGCTGGTGCCTTTGCTCTGGGAGGGTCTTGGCACAGTGCAGGTACCACAGGGAACCATcaagcagctttgttgcccttctctggacctgctccagcccctcagtgtctttcttggagtgaggacccagagctgagcccagtatttgaggtgtggcctcaccagtgcccagtccaggggcacaatccctgccctggtccagacctctcccagtgctctgcagctctgctggtggcCCTGGGACAGCCCagatgaggagcagcagctttcccctgcagccagctgggagcagctgaggctctcacACAAGAGAAGCAGTTGCAGCACTTGATCCaagcacagacactgcctgctgccagctgattTTTCCCTTCCACAGCATTACAGGGGGGAGGAATCAGCTGACACAGCATCTCTTTGGGCTTTGTCAGAAAATTCTGTTTCTATCTTAAGGAAGAGGTTGTGGCCACGACAAGCTTGGTCAGTCTTGAATTAACCCTCCAGGGCAGTTCCTCAAGCCCTGGCTGAAGGAAGCCTGCCCTACAGCCCTCCTGCACCCACTCACAGCAATGAAGGTTTCCTATCTTCCAGCTCCCCATGACTCACCTGCACCAAATCCTGACAGGTACTTCCCCACAGGCTCCTTCCCAGGTGCATGTCACAGCAGTTGGTGTAAAGAGTGCACAAAGCTCAGAGGGTTCCCTTGTGGGGAACAGGAGCTGGAATCCTGCAGGCTGTTGGACTccatccctggcagtgtttaaaACAGGCAGagatttgagaaccctttcagggtcTGGTTCAGTTTTGAAGCCCTCCTCCAAGAATGATATTGAGGtcctggagagggtccagagaagggcagcaaagctggggaagggtctggagaacagggctgggaaggagcagctgagggagctgggggtgtgcagcctggagacgaggaggctgagggagacctcattgctttctacagctcctgagaggaggctgcaaccaggtgggggttggactctgctcccaaggaacaaatgatagaaggagaggaaattacctcaaactgcagcagcagagacttAGGTGGGAGATTagcagaaacttcttccttgaaaaagttctccaagcctggcacaggctgcccagggaggtggctgaatccccatccctggaggtgtttcccagaggcagagctgtggtgctgagggccatggttagccccagccttggcagagttggagactggctggactggatgatctcttagGTCTTGTCCACCCCCAGCAGCTAAGTGGTAGTCTGCAGTGCAGAGCTCCCTGGTCTCTGGCAGctctccagatgtggcttcccTACCGCAGAGCACTCCTTGTGCAGCCTCAGTTCCTCTCCAAAAGCAGAGTTTTCCTCACACCTGGATTCAACTGCTGGATCTCACCCCTGGCTGAGGGCAAGTGGTGATGAGAGAGGGGCCTGGTCCTTCTGCCCCTCCAGCCACCCAGGACACCCCTGTGCCACACGCTgcagctgccctccctgccgggcgctggcagagctgagccccgagcccagctgctgccccgGGCTGTGGGATGAGCTTCTGTCTGTGTTCCCTCCCCAGAATACGACGTGGTGGGCTACCACAACAAGAGCCAGCTGGCCAGCAGGCCCCTGGATGTGCTTCAGGCAGGGAAGGGCATCTGTGAGGGGTACGCAGGGCTCTTCGAGCACATGTGCAGGTGAGTGAGGCTCAGCACCTCCGGGGCCAGGGGCAGCTCACAGCCACTGcccctctgcctgtgctggctgcctttGCACTGACTGATGTGGCCTCAAGCAGGGTACGGAGCTTTAGCTTTCAAACCACGCTGTGGAACACCAGCAAGTCCTAGGAAGGTCAATTTTGCTTCCTCCTCCACTCCTCCGCCCCCCTGCCCAGCATCATTTGCATTGTGCCATCTGCTGAGCTTCACTGCATTACCATAATGGCAGCTGAGAACACTCAGCTAATTCGGTTAGAGGCAGCCAGGGTCCTCCTCTGAGGAGCTGCAAGTGAAGGTTAAAAGCATGGCAAGACTTCCAGCCTGCTCCCATGCAAGACAGAGGCACTGGCTCAGAAGGAGCTTTTCCCAAAGCCTCTGGAGATGCCCTCTCCCCttcactgcagcagcatcccGGGGGCACTGCCTCACACTTGCTGCTCTGTTTGCTGCAGTCAGTCTCAAGGTTCATCACCACTGAGGCCACTGCCCAAGGAAACCCTCAAGCAGCACAGCAAGTAttaggagggtggggaggcactggaacaggttgtgaatgcctcctctctggaggtgttggaggccaggttggatggtgccttgagcagcctggtctaaggggaagcccatggcaggggattggaactggatggtcttcaagctcccttccagttcaaaccattctgtgaatccatgaatgCAGTAGCTGAAAACAAGGAAGGTGCCTGGCAGGTTTGGGAACAGCCACACATAGCAGGCTGATCTCAGAGCAGAACTCTGAACCTAATGACTCAGGGACACAAGGCTGGAAGGGGCTTCCTAGCTCCAGAGAGCAATGGTGGACTCTAAAGCAAGGCTTGCAAGGTGTTCTCCCAGGGAGCACCTCCTCAGcagtcacagatcacagatggcattgggctggaagggtccCTTCAAGGGCATCTTCTCCAATCCCTGCAgtcacagggacacctccagccagagcaggctgcccagggacacatccaggttgagcttggatgtctgcagggatggagcctcaaccacctccctggacagcctgttccagtgtctccccaccctcactgtgctgaacttcctcctgctgtccaacctaaccctgccctgctccagttccaagccATGGCTCTAAGCCCACTGGCACACTCAGACACTCCCTGGCACACTCAGACaccccctggcactcagctccaAGGAGGCCCCTGAGGAGCTGATGGATCTGATCCACCTGATCCCAGAACTGATGTTCTGCTGAGCTTGCTCCTCCTGTGGCCCTCCCATCAAGGTATGCTGAGAGCTGTTACACACAAGTCCCTGCTGCACCTCATTGTTTGCTTCCAGTCTTGCAGGCATCCAGTGCATGAAGCTGTTTGGCTACTCCAAGGGGAATGGGTACAAGATGGGGCAGACCTTCACAGGGGACTCTGACCATGCCTGGAACGCTGTCTACCTGGATGGGAGGTGGCATCTGCTTGACAGCACCTGGGGCAGTGGCTCTGTGGATGATTCTTTCACCAAGTTCACCTTCAGGTAAAAACCTTTCACCTGTACAGCACCAAGGCAGAAGGAAAGCTGAGGGGTTTGCACACTAGTGGGAAATCTGATGTCCCCCAGCAAGACCTGAGGCCCTGGGCAAGgtctctgtgctgcctgcttgaggggtgagcagcaggctgcatAACTCTTGAAGCTATCACATCTTCAGCTcatgcagtgctgggtgccacTTGagtcctggctgccagctgcctggctgAGGAGGCCTCCACACCTCCAACCAAGAGGCTCCTTCCTCAGGAGCCCAAGGCTGCAGGGGGTAGTGCAATACCCTGGTGGTATCCAAGAGCTCTCCAtatgctgctcagggaggtagctgaggccccagcCTTGGGGATACTCAAGGTCAAGCTCagtgaggctgtgagcaacctgccccagtggaagatgtccctgctgactgcagggggctgaactgggtgagctttggaggtcccttccaacccaacccattccgtcagtctgtgattctgcttgCCCTGGAAGAGCAAAGCTCAAGTTCCTTCTCTGCCAGGAGAACTTCAACCTCCATCTCAGTTTCCCAGCAGCCCAAAACATTCCAACTTGctcctgctgaaagcagcaccCCACAGTCCTGGAAGGATGAACCACTGGCCATCCCTCACTCTGCTTTCATCCCTCCCAGGTACAATGAGTTCTATTTCCTGACCCACCCAGCCCTGTTCATCAACAATCACTTCCCAGACAACAGCAACTGGCAGCTTCTGAAGCCAGCCCTGACCCTGAAGGACTTTGAGAACAACTTTCTGCACAACAGCAACTTCTACACCTTAGGCCTGCTGGCTGCACGCCCCCAGACAGCTGTAATCCAAACAGGTACCACCCTGCACCCCCAGACAGCTGTCATGCACACAGGTACCACCCTGCACTCCCGACAACTGGCACCCAAACAGGTACCACCCTGCACCCCCAGACAGCTGTCATCCAAACAGGTACCACCCTGCACCCCCAGACAGCTGGCACCCAAACAGGTACCACCCTGCACCCCCAGACAGCTGTTACCCAGACAGGTACCACCCTGCACCCCCAGACAGCTGTCATCCAAACAGGTACCACCCTGCACCCCCAGACAGCTGGCACCCAGACAGGTACCACCCTGCACCCCCAGACAGCTGTCATCCAAACAGGTACCACCCTGCACCCCCAGACAGCTGGCACCCAAACAGGTACCACCCTGCACACCCAGACAACTGGCACCCAcacagggttggactgggtgacctggggaggttccttccaacccattctgtgatttctctaccctccagccagcagcactgagctatAGAgcgcagagaggttgtggagtctccttttctggagactttcaaaccccccTCTGGatattcctgtgcagcctcatctgggtgaccctgctctagcaggggggttggactggatgatctccagaggtcctttttCATCCCTATCCCCCTGTGATTCACCTTCCTCAGAGGCTAAATGAGCTGCAGGGATTTAAGTGGGCAGCTAATTTATGAAGCCATTCACACAGAGTTAAACTGAAGGGCAGCAATGTTTCAGGGCTTGATGTTTTCTCGGAGCTGTTTGggaacaggctcccagggaGGTAGATTATCTCCTCCCTGTGTCCTCTGGGGGTCCTGCActtttctctccagctccttgGACCAGCTACTGGCCTAGCAATCAACTCTAATCACATCTAATTAAGCCCTTCTGGAGCACAGTACTGATGGCACCTTCAGCTCCcttgcccacagcccttctgcaggCCCAGAGCTCCAGCTCGGTGTTATCAGAGCAGGGCAAATGTCCCTCTCCAACACCAAGGCCACTCTCCACTTCAGCCCTTTTGAGGgacactgccagcagctggccAGCTGTGGCCTCTCAGCCACAGCTCTTGACCTCCccgctgcagcagcagcagcttctgggaCAGCTCAGCGTCCCCAGGTCAGGCTGTGCATGCAGATGGAGGGGCTGTAGCCAGCTCCACTTTCTGTTCTGTGCCCGCAGTCAACGGCAAGGCCTCGGTGTCGGTGGACTGCCGCGCGGCCACGCTCTTCACCTTCAAGCTGCGGGGCATGGCGCAGCAGGGGCTGCTGACCCTGAAGAGGCAGGGCATGCAGCTGGACATCTACCCGCAGAAGACAGGCAGCCACAAGCTGCAGATTTTTGCCAAGCCCTCCAGGGCCTCGGGAGACGTCTACCAGTGCGTGCTGGAGTACCTGGTGGAGTGCCGGTCGGTGGATGCGGCGCTGCAGCTGCCgcgggagctgctgcagcccgtGGGCCCCAGCTGGCTGTCGGAGCGCCAGGGCTTCCTGAGGCCCTCGCACCCCGGCCCCGTTGTGCACACCAATGACGGGCGCTGCTCCCTCACCTTCACGCTGGGCAGGGACGTGCTGGTGCTGGCGTCGCTGCAGGGTGAGGGGGGCAGCCTGCCTGAGGAGCTGGGCATGCAGCACGTCATGGCGGTGCGGCGCGGCgcccagctggagctgaaggTGCAGCTGCCCCGCGCCGGCAGCTTCGTCCTCAAGCTCTACGCCAAGAAGAAGTCGGAGCCCGGCAACTACGACTACGTTTTCAACTACCTGCTGAGCTGCCTGAACGCCGAGGTGCGGTGGCCTGCGTTCCCCCTCAGCTACAGCAAGTGGGGGCAGGACTACGAAGTGCTGGAGCCGCTGGCCGGGGTGCTGCCGGCCGCCCGCAACGTGCGCTTCAGGCTACGCATGCAGGGCGTGGCCAAGGTGCTGGTGCAGGCCGAGGGCAGCTACCCCCTCACA
Coding sequences:
- the KY gene encoding kyphoscoliosis peptidase, which encodes MDFKADPSAVSIKLLLTVHPEEAASKQKRPREGQTEGSQSPGLQVSKDPCKQAQALPPYSSKGTQVTVEIHPKDSPPQLFKKLSFGKGPRRLSSLSTQDNKGFQRTEALRPPGGKDLHAYPWDRSSLKSLPVDLQQFEKLDAYALKVDVRSSVEELVKALLKQAHSDLEKVRAIWTWICHHIEYDVVGYHNKSQLASRPLDVLQAGKGICEGYAGLFEHMCSLAGIQCMKLFGYSKGNGYKMGQTFTGDSDHAWNAVYLDGRWHLLDSTWGSGSVDDSFTKFTFRYNEFYFLTHPALFINNHFPDNSNWQLLKPALTLKDFENNFLHNSNFYTLGLLAARPQTAVIQTVNGKASVSVDCRAATLFTFKLRGMAQQGLLTLKRQGMQLDIYPQKTGSHKLQIFAKPSRASGDVYQCVLEYLVECRSVDAALQLPRELLQPVGPSWLSERQGFLRPSHPGPVVHTNDGRCSLTFTLGRDVLVLASLQGEGGSLPEELGMQHVMAVRRGAQLELKVQLPRAGSFVLKLYAKKKSEPGNYDYVFNYLLSCLNAEVRWPAFPLSYSKWGQDYEVLEPLAGVLPAARNVRFRLRMQGVAKVLVQAEGSYPLTHNRGYWEGSCSTAGCREVFVMVHENANHSFYSHVLKYQVESQ